Proteins encoded together in one Catenulispora sp. EB89 window:
- a CDS encoding O-methyltransferase, which yields MTRGSIGLDSALQDYVVNHSTALDAVQQALVARTTELGSPSGMQIGAEEAQLLTLLVRLTNARHAVEVGTFTGFSAIAIARGLAPGGRLLCCDVSEEWTSIGRAAWKEAGVEDRIDLRIAPAAETLKTLPNEEYIDFAFIDADKPSYWTYYSELLPRLRSGGVIAVDNVLWSGRVVDADPEEESTRLMKDFNDKVVRDERVDVVMLPVGDGVSLIYKR from the coding sequence ATGACTCGAGGCTCGATCGGCCTGGACAGCGCACTCCAGGACTACGTCGTGAACCACAGCACCGCGCTCGACGCCGTCCAGCAGGCGCTGGTCGCCCGGACCACCGAGCTCGGCTCCCCGTCCGGGATGCAGATCGGCGCCGAGGAAGCGCAACTGCTCACGCTCCTGGTGCGGCTCACCAACGCCCGGCACGCCGTGGAAGTCGGAACGTTCACCGGCTTCTCCGCCATCGCCATCGCCCGCGGACTCGCCCCCGGCGGCCGGCTGCTGTGCTGCGACGTCAGCGAGGAGTGGACCAGCATCGGGCGCGCCGCCTGGAAAGAAGCCGGCGTCGAGGACCGCATCGACCTGCGGATCGCCCCAGCCGCCGAAACCCTCAAGACCCTGCCGAACGAGGAGTACATCGACTTCGCCTTCATCGACGCCGACAAGCCGTCCTACTGGACGTACTACAGCGAACTCCTGCCGCGGCTACGCAGCGGGGGAGTGATCGCCGTGGACAACGTCCTGTGGAGCGGCCGCGTCGTCGACGCCGACCCGGAGGAGGAGTCCACACGCCTGATGAAGGACTTCAACGACAAGGTGGTCCGCGACGAACGCGTCGACGTCGTCATGTTGCCGGTCGGCGACGGCGTTTCCCTGATTTACAAGCGGTAG
- a CDS encoding HIT family protein, whose protein sequence is MSDCVFCEIVAGRVRAFRVLEDECAVAFLDIRPAAPGHTLVVPRVHARDIWDISDDSHAGVASLTRRVALLLKDVFEPDGVNVRLNSGAAAGQDVFHFHAHVIPRRHDDGLRLTWSSPLAPVAELEQAMRRITERRE, encoded by the coding sequence ATGAGTGATTGCGTGTTCTGCGAGATCGTGGCCGGGCGCGTCCGGGCGTTCCGGGTGCTGGAGGACGAGTGCGCGGTGGCGTTCCTGGACATCAGGCCTGCGGCACCGGGGCACACGCTGGTGGTTCCGCGTGTGCACGCGCGCGATATCTGGGACATCTCGGATGATTCGCACGCCGGTGTCGCCTCCCTGACGCGTCGGGTGGCGCTGCTGTTGAAGGACGTGTTCGAACCCGACGGGGTGAACGTGCGGCTCAACTCGGGTGCGGCGGCGGGCCAGGACGTCTTCCACTTCCACGCGCACGTGATCCCCCGGCGGCACGACGACGGTCTGCGCCTGACCTGGAGCTCGCCGCTGGCTCCGGTCGCGGAGTTGGAGCAGGCGATGCGGCGGATCACCGAGCGGCGAGAGTAG
- a CDS encoding DUF5713 family protein: protein MPITNPAMADYEFLAELYEDDYFPNHVVDKGKAVLVRLCERLEADRPADLDALYVLTQAATEEFNALEPEFEAAGSEIETVAREEICGDVYNIAAAYGFAAADHEQLTHSRNW, encoded by the coding sequence ATGCCGATCACCAACCCCGCCATGGCCGACTACGAGTTCCTGGCCGAACTCTACGAGGACGACTACTTCCCGAACCACGTCGTCGACAAAGGCAAAGCGGTCCTGGTCCGGCTGTGCGAACGCCTGGAAGCCGACCGCCCCGCCGACCTGGACGCACTGTACGTGCTGACCCAGGCCGCGACGGAGGAGTTCAACGCCCTGGAACCCGAATTCGAAGCCGCCGGCAGCGAGATCGAGACCGTCGCCCGCGAGGAGATCTGCGGGGACGTGTACAACATCGCCGCCGCCTACGGCTTCGCCGCCGCCGACCACGAGCAGCTGACGCATTCGCGGAACTGGTAG